The following is a genomic window from Streptomyces chrestomyceticus JCM 4735.
TCGCGTGCCGTCTCCGCCTTGCGGCCCGCGCTGGCCAGGTACGCCTCCAGGGTCGGCAGCAGCGGCTGGCGGGCGGACCGGTCGTGGACGAGCAGCGGGCCGACGGCACGGTCCACGAAGTCCGTCAGCACGCCCTGTTCGCCGTGTTCGCGCATCCGCCACAGCAGCAGCTCGATGTCCAGCCGGCGCGCGTCGTGCCAGGGCTGCTCCGGCAGGCCCTGCGCGGCGGCGGCAGCCTCCGTCGCGTGCCGCAGCCCGGGGCCCGCAGCCGGCCAGTCGCCCGCCGTACCGACCACGACCACCGGGCGCCGCGCCGCCGGGGAGTCCGCCCCGGCCCGTTCGACGCCCGTACGCAGGGCCTCGGCCACCCGGTCGGCGACGGCCGTACGGTCCTGGCCCGCGCGCAGCGCGACGAGCAGCGGCACCCGGCCCTCCACGGGACGTACGCCCAGCAGGACGGGCACGCCCAGCGCGGCCAGCTCCTCCCGCAAAGCGCGGGCCAGCACGGCCCAACTGCCCGGCGCGGGCAGTTGGGCGGGCAGCCGCATGACCACGGGAAGGATCGGTTCGCCGCCCGGCCGGAACCCCAGCAGACGGGCCTGCGCCGGGGCCTCGCCCGCGGTGATCCGGCCCTCCGCCAGATCGGCCAGGAAGTCACCGCGGCCGCGCGCGGCCAGCACCTCCTCCTGCCGGGACTGGAGCATCACGACGGCGAGCAGGTCGGCGGCGCGCTCGGCGGCGATCCGGTGCACCGGCGCTACGGGCGCGTTGACGGGCAGCAGGACCAGGCGGGCGCGTACGGCGTCGGGGCCGGGCCCGCCGCCGGGCACGTCCACCCGCAGCCCGGTCTCCCGCAGCCCCTCCCACGCTTGGAGGGGATCGGCGTCCGCGGCCCCGCCGTCGTCCGGGCCCGCCGCGTACAGGGGGCTGCCGTCGGGTGCCTCCAGGCAGAGCGGGTTGCCGGTGAAGGCGGCCAGCCGCCGTAGCACCTCGGGGGCGCCGCCGCCGCGCAGCAGCACGTCCGTACAACTGCGCAGGAGTTCGTCGGCCTGCCGCAGCAGCAGGTAGTGGCTGTTGACCAGCTCGGTGTGGATCTCTTCGGTGACGGTGACGTACGGGACCTCGCGGTGCAGTTGCACCAGCGGCAGGCCGCAGGCTCGCGCGCTGTCGACGACGGCGGACGGCAGCGCCTCGAAGCGGGAGCCCAGCTCCACGACGAGGGCGGCGATCTCCCGGTCGGCCAGCTCGCGGACGAAGGCGCGCTGCTCGGAGGGGCGGGTGCCCAGCCCGAGGCCGGTGGTCAGCAGCAGCTCGCCGCCCTTGAGCAGGGAGGCGATGTGCGGCACCTCGCCCGCGTGCACCCAGCGGACGGCGCGGTCGAGACGGTCCTCGCCCGCCAGCACCTCGGGCAGCCCGCGCCGCAGCGCGGGCAGCTCCAGCGCCCTGCGTACCGTGATCACCGCTTCGACTTCCGCTTCCGGCCCCATGGCGGGGAACGCTACCCGCAGTCCGCTATCCGGACGTACCGGGACGGGGCGCCGCCCCTAGGGATCGGCCTCCGTCCCGCCCCTCACCCCGACTCCCTGACCACCAACCGCGCGGGCGTGACCACCGGAGCCGGCTCTACCGGCTCACCCGACCCGACCGGGCTACCCCCGTCCGCCGCCATCCGCCGCAGCAGCAGCCGTGCCATCAGCCGGCCCATCTCCTCCACGTCCTGGCGCACCGTGGTCAGCGGCGGGTCCGTCCACGCCGCGGGGTCCAGGTCGTCGTACCCCACCACACCGACGTCCTCCGGCACCCGGCGGCCGTGTGCCCGCAGGGTCCGCAGCGCTCCGGAGGCCATCAGGTCGGAGCAGACGAAGACGCCGTCCAGGTCCGGCGCGGCGGCCAGCAGCCGGGCCATGGCGCGCTCGCCGCCCTGGGCGGTGAAGCCGCCGTCGGCGATCAGCCGGGGGTCGGCTTCGGCGGGGGCCAGCGCGTCGCGGTAGCCGTCCAGGCGGTCCTGGGCGGAGGTCTGGTCGAGCGGCCCGGTGATCACGGCGATCCGGCGGCGGCCGCGGTCACGGAGGTGGCGTACCGCCTGCCGGGCGCCGTCGCGGTTGTCGGTGTCGACGTACAGCGGGCCCGGACCGTCTCCGGTGTCCGCCCAGCCGGGGCGGCCGCCGTAGACGGTGGGCAGGCCGGACGCCTCGGCCATCGCGGGCAGCGGGTCGTCGCGGTGCAGCGAGAACATCAGGACGCCGTCGGCGTGTCCGGCGGCCAGGTAGCGGCCGACGCGGTCGCAGTCGGCGCGGGTCTCCTGGAGGAGCAGCAGGAGCTGGATGTCGGCGGCCGACAGTTCCCGGCTGATGCCGCGCAGTTGGCGGCCGAAGAACGGGTCGGCGAAGATCCGGGACTCCGGTTCGGCGATCACCACGGCGACCGCGCCGGTGCGGCGGGTCACCAGGGAGCGGGCCGCGCTGTTCGGTACGTAGCCGAGGTCGGCGACCGCGCGCCGGACCCGGTCCCGTACCTCGCCGCGGACCCCGGCGCCGCCGTTGACCACGCGGGAGACCGTGGCGCGCGAGACGCCGGCCCGTGCGGCGACCGCTTCCAGCGTCGGACGCCCACCTTTTGCTGCATGCACCATTCAACCCCCGTAGCTGAATTCGGGCCAACTCGTTGGTCCATGCCAAGCCTTGACGGCTCGGCGGGAAGTCGGCACTGTGTGCCCCAACGCGGCATGAGAGCGCTCTCACATTGTCTCAGGCCGCGCGTGAACACGGAACTCCTCATCACCCCACGTCGCCGAGGAGCTATGTCATGAACATGAAAATACCGGTACGGAAGCGGGCCCGGGCCAGAACCGCGGCACTGCTCGGCGCGCTCGGCGCCGCCTTCGCCCTCGTCCTCGCCTGGCCACCCGCCCTGCCCACCGCTTCGGCCGGCGCACCGGCCGCCGCGTACAAGGAAGTGTGGCGCACCGACTTCAACGGCGCGGCGGGTTCCCGCCCGTCCGCCAACGACTGGATCATCGACACCGGCAAGGGCTACCCGGGCGGCCCCGCCAACTGGGGCACCGGCGAGCGCCAGACCTACACCGACCGCCCCGAGAACCTCAAGCTCGACGGCGCGGGCCACCTGAAGATCACCGCCCTCAAGAACGGCGCCAACTGGACCTCGGGCCGCATTGAGACCCGCCGTACCGACTTCGCCGCCCCGGCCCGCGGCAAGCTGCGCATCGAGGCGCGCGTCCAGATGCCGGACATCTCCGGCGACGCGGCGCTCGGTTACTGGCCCGCGTTCTGGACGCTCGGCGCGGAGTTCCGCGGCAACTACTGGAACTGGCCCGGCATCGGCGAGTTCGACATCATGGAGAACGTCAACGGCGCCAACCGCGTCTGGGGCGTGCTGCACTGCGGCGTCAACCCCGGCGGCCCCTGCAACGAGGCGCAGGGCATCGGCAATTCCCGCGTCTGCCCCGGCGCCGCCTGCCAGGCCGGTTTCCACACCTACGCCCTGGAACTGGACCGCACCGGATCGACCGAGTACCTCCACTGGTCCGTCGACGGGCAGCGTTTCCACACCGTCAGCTCCGCCCAGATGGACGCCGCGACCTGGGCCAGAGCAACCCACCACGGCCACTTCCTCCTGATCAACCTCGCGATGGGCGGCGCCTTCCCCGACGCCGTCGCGGGCCGGGCCACCCCCACCGACGCGACACGCCCCGGCGCCTCACTCCTCGTCGACCACGTGTCCGTCTCCGTACAGCAAGGAGCCACCGCATGATCTCCCGTCGCACCCTGATCGGCGGCATCGCCGCGACCGCCGCCGCCGGAGCCGGCGCGGGCCTGCTCGCCCGTACCGCCGGTGCCGCGCCGGCCGGCGCCACCGCGGCCGGACTGCCGCTGCACGTCGTCAACCGCACGGGCCGCTACGCCAATTCGGCTGTCTGGATCTACATCGTCGGCAACGTCGGCGGCCAGCAGGTACGGGTCACTCCCCAAGGTGACATCAAGCCCATATCCCTCGGCGACAACCGCCCGGACGGCTTCACCGACTACGCCATGCCGCTCGCCGCGAACGGCAGCACCACCCTGCGCATCCCGAAGATGTCCGGCCGTATCTACGCGTCGCTCGGCTCCAAGCTCAAGTTCAAGGCCGTGAAGGACGGCAACGGCAACCCCGCGCTGGCCTACCCCGCGGGCTGGGTGTCCGGCGACCCCAACTACCCGATCGTGCACGATTGCGCGGAGTTCACGTACGACGGGGCCGGCATGCACTGCAACACCACGTCGGTCGACATGTTCAGCGTCCCGATGTCCATCCGCCTCGTCGGTGCCCGGGACCAGACGGCCGGGGCCCTCAAGGCCGGTGCCCGCTCCCGCATCTTCTCCGAGATCGGCCGTACGCCGGGCTTCGGCAAGCTCGTCGTCGGCGACAAGCGCGTCATCGCCCCCAGCCACGGCCTGGACGCCGGACTGTTCGACCGGAACTACCTCGCGCCGTACATCGACCGTTCCTGGAACGCGTACACGTCCAAGGACCTGAAGGTCACGACCAACAGGGGCACCTTCACCGGCCGGGTCAGCGGCGGCCAGTTCACTTTCCACGGCCCCGCCCAGTTCTCCATCGCCAAGCCCTCCACCCGCGACGTGCTCTTCTGCCACGGCACCTTGCAGGCCCCCAACGACGGACTGCGGGGCCCCGTCGCCGCGGTCCTCGGCGCCGCCCTCAACCGCGCCACCCTCGCCGACCACGCGGCCCAGCCCACCACCGACGCGGGCACCTTCTACAAGGGACAGCTCGCCAACCACTACGCGCGCGTCCTGCACGCCGAGGCCGCCGACGGCAAGGCGTACGGTTTCGCCTTCGACGACGTGGCCAACTTCGCCTCGTACATCGAGGACGGCGCGCCGCGCGAGATGACCCTCACGCTGACGGCCTTCTGAGCCCCCCGGAAGCGCCAGACGCCCGGAAACAGGCCGAGGGGCCACGGCACCGCTGCCGTGGCCCCTCGGCCGTCCGTGTCCTGCGTCAGCCGCCGTACGCGCCGCTGGCCGTCAGCCGCAGCGCCGTGTCGATCAGCGGGACGTGGCTGAACGCCTGCGGGAAGTTGCCCACCTGGCGCTGGAGCCGGGAGTCCCACTCCTCGGCCAGCAGGCCCAGGTCGTTGCGGAGCGCCAGCAGCTTCTCGAACAGGATCCGGGCCTCCTCGACCCGCCCGATCATCGCCAGGTCGTCGGCCAGCCAGAACGAGCACGCCAGGAACGCGCCCTCGTCGCCCTCCAGGCCGTCCACGCCCGCGTCGTCGCCCGAGGTCGGGTAGCGCAGGATGAAGCCGTCCTCGGTGCCCAGCTCGCGCTGGATGGCCTCGATGGTGCCGATCACCCGCTTGTCGTCCGGCGGCAGGAAGCCCATCTGCGGGATCAGCAGCAGCGAGGCGTCCAGCTCCTTGGAGCCGTAGGACTGCGTGAAGGTGTTGCGCTCCTTGTCGTAACCCTTCTCGCACACCTCCCGGTGGATCGTCTCGCGCAGTTGCTTCCAGCGGTCCAGCGGGCCGTCCACGTCACCGGACTCGATCAGCTTGATCGTGCGGTCCACCGCGACCCAGGTCATCACCTTGGAGTGCACGAAGTGGCGGCGCGGGCCGCGCACCTCCCAGATGCCCTCGTCCGGCTCGTCCCAGTGCTTCTCCACCCACTGGATCAGCTTGAGCTGGAGCAGCGAGGCGTAGTCGTTGCGGGCCAGGCCGGTGTTGTGCGCCAGGTGCAGCGCCTCGGTGACCTCGCCGTACACGTCGAGCTGGAGCTGTCCGGCGGCGCCGTTGCCGACCCGGACCGGCCGCGAGTTCTCGTAGCCGGTCAGCCAGGTCAGCTCGTTCTCGCCCAGCTCCCGCTCGCCCGCGATCCCGTACATGATCTGCAGGTTCTCCGGGTCGCCGGCCACCGCGCGCAGCAGCCACTCGCGCCAGGCGCGGGCCTCCTCGCGGTAGCCGGTGCGCAGCAGCGAGGACAGGGTGATCGCCGCGTCGCGCAGCCAGG
Proteins encoded in this region:
- a CDS encoding PucR family transcriptional regulator — translated: MGPEAEVEAVITVRRALELPALRRGLPEVLAGEDRLDRAVRWVHAGEVPHIASLLKGGELLLTTGLGLGTRPSEQRAFVRELADREIAALVVELGSRFEALPSAVVDSARACGLPLVQLHREVPYVTVTEEIHTELVNSHYLLLRQADELLRSCTDVLLRGGGAPEVLRRLAAFTGNPLCLEAPDGSPLYAAGPDDGGAADADPLQAWEGLRETGLRVDVPGGGPGPDAVRARLVLLPVNAPVAPVHRIAAERAADLLAVVMLQSRQEEVLAARGRGDFLADLAEGRITAGEAPAQARLLGFRPGGEPILPVVMRLPAQLPAPGSWAVLARALREELAALGVPVLLGVRPVEGRVPLLVALRAGQDRTAVADRVAEALRTGVERAGADSPAARRPVVVVGTAGDWPAAGPGLRHATEAAAAAQGLPEQPWHDARRLDIELLLWRMREHGEQGVLTDFVDRAVGPLLVHDRSARQPLLPTLEAYLASAGRKAETARDLNVNRQTLYDRLARIAQLLGTDLDDPQTVLGLRLALRARRHTERG
- a CDS encoding LacI family DNA-binding transcriptional regulator is translated as MVHAAKGGRPTLEAVAARAGVSRATVSRVVNGGAGVRGEVRDRVRRAVADLGYVPNSAARSLVTRRTGAVAVVIAEPESRIFADPFFGRQLRGISRELSAADIQLLLLLQETRADCDRVGRYLAAGHADGVLMFSLHRDDPLPAMAEASGLPTVYGGRPGWADTGDGPGPLYVDTDNRDGARQAVRHLRDRGRRRIAVITGPLDQTSAQDRLDGYRDALAPAEADPRLIADGGFTAQGGERAMARLLAAAPDLDGVFVCSDLMASGALRTLRAHGRRVPEDVGVVGYDDLDPAAWTDPPLTTVRQDVEEMGRLMARLLLRRMAADGGSPVGSGEPVEPAPVVTPARLVVRESG
- a CDS encoding glycoside hydrolase family 16 protein; this translates as MNMKIPVRKRARARTAALLGALGAAFALVLAWPPALPTASAGAPAAAYKEVWRTDFNGAAGSRPSANDWIIDTGKGYPGGPANWGTGERQTYTDRPENLKLDGAGHLKITALKNGANWTSGRIETRRTDFAAPARGKLRIEARVQMPDISGDAALGYWPAFWTLGAEFRGNYWNWPGIGEFDIMENVNGANRVWGVLHCGVNPGGPCNEAQGIGNSRVCPGAACQAGFHTYALELDRTGSTEYLHWSVDGQRFHTVSSAQMDAATWARATHHGHFLLINLAMGGAFPDAVAGRATPTDATRPGASLLVDHVSVSVQQGATA
- a CDS encoding beta-1,3-glucanase family protein, producing the protein MISRRTLIGGIAATAAAGAGAGLLARTAGAAPAGATAAGLPLHVVNRTGRYANSAVWIYIVGNVGGQQVRVTPQGDIKPISLGDNRPDGFTDYAMPLAANGSTTLRIPKMSGRIYASLGSKLKFKAVKDGNGNPALAYPAGWVSGDPNYPIVHDCAEFTYDGAGMHCNTTSVDMFSVPMSIRLVGARDQTAGALKAGARSRIFSEIGRTPGFGKLVVGDKRVIAPSHGLDAGLFDRNYLAPYIDRSWNAYTSKDLKVTTNRGTFTGRVSGGQFTFHGPAQFSIAKPSTRDVLFCHGTLQAPNDGLRGPVAAVLGAALNRATLADHAAQPTTDAGTFYKGQLANHYARVLHAEAADGKAYGFAFDDVANFASYIEDGAPREMTLTLTAF
- a CDS encoding glycoside hydrolase family 15 protein, which encodes MHVAGRIEDYALIGDMQTAALVCRDGTVDWLCLPRFDSPAVFAGLLGTEENGFWRLGPAHSPEGGPLPADRRRYRGDSLVLESEWDTPRGTVRVIDFMPPREDATPQLIRIVEGVSGRVPMRSALRMRFSYGWVVPWVHKIDERTVAVAGPDSVWLDTDAETYGKDLTTYADFTVGPGERIAFTISWQPSHSRPPHVPEPEAALEATEDFWREWVDHCTYHGPYRDAVVRSLITLKALTYAPTGGIVAAPTTSLPEDIGGSRNWDYRFTWLRDAAITLSSLLRTGYREEARAWREWLLRAVAGDPENLQIMYGIAGERELGENELTWLTGYENSRPVRVGNGAAGQLQLDVYGEVTEALHLAHNTGLARNDYASLLQLKLIQWVEKHWDEPDEGIWEVRGPRRHFVHSKVMTWVAVDRTIKLIESGDVDGPLDRWKQLRETIHREVCEKGYDKERNTFTQSYGSKELDASLLLIPQMGFLPPDDKRVIGTIEAIQRELGTEDGFILRYPTSGDDAGVDGLEGDEGAFLACSFWLADDLAMIGRVEEARILFEKLLALRNDLGLLAEEWDSRLQRQVGNFPQAFSHVPLIDTALRLTASGAYGG